A window from Pseudomonas kribbensis encodes these proteins:
- a CDS encoding Hcp family type VI secretion system effector, whose translation MATPAYMSVTGEKQGLITAGAFTADSVGNTFQEGHEDQVMVQAFTHDVIIPRDPQSGQPTGQRVHKPVVITKVYDKASPLLQAALTSGERMSEIVIQWYRTSAQGTQEHYYTTKLEDAIIVAINNKMHNCQDPGNAHFTHLEEVQFTYRKITWTHEVSGTSGSDDWRAPVV comes from the coding sequence ATGGCAACACCAGCGTACATGTCGGTTACCGGCGAAAAACAAGGCCTGATCACTGCCGGCGCCTTCACTGCCGACTCCGTTGGCAACACCTTTCAGGAAGGCCACGAAGACCAGGTCATGGTTCAGGCTTTCACCCACGACGTGATCATCCCGCGTGACCCGCAATCCGGTCAGCCAACCGGTCAGCGCGTGCACAAGCCAGTTGTGATCACCAAGGTCTACGACAAGGCTTCGCCTCTGCTGCAAGCCGCTCTGACCTCGGGCGAGCGCATGAGCGAAATCGTTATCCAGTGGTACCGCACTTCGGCTCAAGGCACCCAAGAGCACTACTACACCACCAAACTGGAAGACGCGATCATCGTCGCCATCAACAACAAAATGCACAACTGCCAGGATCCAGGCAACGCGCACTTCACCCACCTGGAAGAAGTGCAGTTCACCTACCGCAAAATCACCTGGACCCACGAAGTATCCGGTACTTCGGGTTCCGATGACTGGCGTGCTCCAGTCGTTTAA